gcatgtacctaggatgttttatgagagtcatttaggttgtagatgtactcatgaaatgagtaaattatggttggcaacggtatgtagtatgaattttgaaatttactaaaaattcgtagtgattctaaattagtcccgaattgaatttactgttcatattggaccgcgagggcccattaaagggacgacatcttaaaactaggatgtgtgtaaatatttattttaattaatgaccgaaattggactgtactgactggtaatgtctcgtaaccctgttccgataacggtatagggttagggggcgTTAcaaaaaacgccataggagggttctctaagctggtattccataattttttcatcaagtgagttaatcctttcctttttcttgtaatttttgtgtttctaagacttttacaactaggtcctactattaaattcattagtttttgatttcatggatgaaattgaaagtcaccatggttgagtgctgtaagtttatgatgaaatagaatgaaattaaagctttaatttgtttatgagatgattttattaggtaatttcaatagaaattgatttttaggacctaattgtgaaaatgtttggaattaaagtctattgctcaaattttgattcctaaaggttgtaaactagtttaaggtgatagaataaagtgttaattgagaaaaatcagctcaattggaaggctaattgagtagggacgaaattgttattattaaaagcttaaggtaaaaatggtaataaacagcttgcactaaaacaatattggacaacagcagtagactaaccttgaaaaatcaccataaattgtaggaatcgaatgagatataatgaattttgtgagacaaggtcagaatgaattcgagtttccctcttctgactttgaaaaattataaaaaattgaataaaaataattaggggcttaaatttatatttctagaatcctgaataagtctattttcaagagaaataaacgggaacatcatctaAATTATGTagaaagagataattaatttttagtaaagaagggtcagaaatgtcagacagcaaaacaggggtgactttaaagaataaactgtacttattggctaaacaaaaaattcttaaaattttatggtaagaagatatatgattcTACTTTCAGGTAAatttaacggatcttaatttggggTTCCGTAGCTcgtgttataaataatttagtgactatgactcaaatagacaactttgaataaactatacataataataatgaaattatagaaattgttgcatatgaacatgaaatgtattaaattgataattaaatttatttatttagatccagaagattcaaatacgaagctagatcgaggaaaggaaaaagttcaggattagtagtTTTTTAtacacgaacaagtatcaaggtaagttcgtgtaacttgaattatattcttaaatgcttgaaatgtatgttattgatgtgaaaatgatttgaatgttcattatatgaaaattgatgaaacattgatatatttgataaaaatgagaataaatcccggttgaatggaaggaaaattcgatggatctctgaaaaggaattgacggtaaaaaggatctagcccggacgggtgatcctatcctgatatagccctcccgaagaatatgtggaaaatggatttagcccggacgggtaatccgaattagggtctgaatttagcctggactggtaattcagatccaagttcattagagtaattgtcattgcaggggatttagcctggactggtaatcccgataatactctatgagtttatattgcaggggatttagcctggactggtaatcccgctgcaaggttgaggttcgcaggagtgtgctctctgaaatggaaatgtgcgcacatgaataagaattgacggaccCAGAAATGttcactaaaagtgtacctctgaaaatccatcgaaattttgagaaattcaacgggataaatatggaaaaataacaagaaaatggaaatcatggtattgatgagctcatcaatcatagtatatattattggtagatggaaattattgtactaacttgaatgttgagtttgtgcatgttagggtaataatgcattgaatggatatatgaatgtttattgtattgtattgaaaatattaggtaagtataattcttgttacatgagcttactaagcacaaagtgcttaccctgtttccttttcccctgttttgtagtgttaagagctcggaggtcggatttggtcggagacacatcacactatcaacctcaggatttcggtatataaaaaaaactttgttttggaaatcaatggtatgtataagctaataaagtaaatgattctgtgaaatgaatgtaaggtcaaccaatggtatggctaacaaatcttggttttggtatgcgatgatgttatcttataaatatgcgtGAATATATATGCGTTAacctatcttgaaaatatgttgaattggattggttgatgtggattatttttggtttaaaatttcagggaaggttagatatttataaaaggggttatattgaaaaaaaattaactcgtaaactccggtaatacctcgtaccctattccggcaatgaatatgGGTAGGGGGTATTGCAATGTTAGCTTGAGGTTGCATTTTAGCCTCCCCCTTTTGCTTAACTTGGATAGTCTTATTTCCTTGAGTAACCGTCAATGCACTTTCTCCAATCTCCAGTATGAGTGTAGCCTATTCCTGATCACACATGGTCAAAAGCTCATAGATAGACCACTTATATTTATGTGTGTTATATAAAATCTTAAATGGCCTATAATGAGGTGGAAGAGTGTTCAATATAAATGCACAAGGAAAGATTTAGACATTTCAACCGTAAGTGCTCTTAATCGAGTTGCTAAATCTCTCATCTTGTTCATGTGATCACGCACACCTTCTACGGTAGTGAGTTTCATTGATGTGAACTTCATGATTAGAGTGCTGACTAATGACTTTTGAGAAGTTTTGAACTGTTTTTCAATAGTTGTTAATAATTCTTGAACATTCTCATCTTGCCCAATTGAGCTATGAACATCAACAAGAACCTTACTCTTTATGAACATGATACTTAAGCGGTTAGATCACTTTCATTTTTCATACAAAGCAAGATCAACCTGAATGCTGGTTTCAGTAATATGTGGCTCAAATTTCCTTATGGCATAGTCAAATCTTAAAGTTCTTACCAGTTAATTTAGAGATACCTACTATATTATCAGACATAGTCACAGgttgtaaaaatgaaaaataaatgaaccTATATGCTTAACAAAAATTTGAgggaaaataaattataatttactaATGCAAATTATGTCAATAATGCATCTAGTGATATAAAATTTGTTTGTGGgctaaatttttaattcaaatagATCCATTTTATGGTAGAATTGTTTACtattcttttgaaaaaaattattaaattcattttcataattCCTATGGGTAACTATGAGAagtcatttaataattttatcttaataaattatgcAATGGGATTTAATACCTATGCTTTCCGTatgtgatttttaaatttaataattttatttaactaaAGATGTTGTGGctaattttttaactaaataaaattatgaaaatcacttagctaGATATTAATCCTTAAATTTTATTCAAGATTGTTGCTAAGCCATTATGCAACATCTAATGTCTATAAACTTTATATATCCTTActacaataaaaaatttcatttaattaaagtttTTGTGGCTAAttctctaattaaataaaattatttggatCCTCAgacatatattataaatttttattgctAAATACCTTATGCAATAAGTCTAAAAGTTTTTATGCacctaaaaaaattatgaaaccaCTAACTAGATAATTCACATACAACCATATACTTCAGACACATAAGAAATATTCAAACaacaaatttctaaaatttttcactttcttatttataacataattaattttagaaattttaatttaataaaatccaAGGATTTTGCAAAAAAGTTTGcaacaaaaattctaaaaaaatgtttaaaagagTAATTCAAAGAAACATGATATCATTACACTACAGCAAAattgacttttagcggcatttttttaggCTTTTAGCTGCGTTTTtgcaaacgccgcaaaaaacgcctTTATAGATGGTGCCACTAAAGGTTGCCACTAAAGATcaggacttttagcggcgcttttcccacaaacgcaaCTAAatgtcataaaaattaaaaaaaatatattataaaatattgtaaaagtcctgaaaaatataaaaaaattaaaattaatattgagAAGAAGAATAATCTATGATATAAATACATCCCGCCAAACAAAATACCGCACTTATCATACTACACCAGAAATCTAACAAAATACAAATAGAACAAAATAAGGATGAATGAAAGAcattaatgatatataaaatcattgtttctaatgcatatgtAGAAATCAAGCCATGGTGTGCACCAAGGATCCGGCTCTCGTAATAGCACCAGGCCTTGATCAAAATAATACTGCGTTTGAAAAGATGATCTTTTCCAATTAGCTGGTCAACCTGAAAAACAAACAGTTCAAAAGAAGTCATGTGTCAATTAAACTTGCCACCCTTGATATTGCTATAGGAATTAATGTATGGAGAGTGATGGAGATGGGATTGGGGATTCCTCAAGGCTGCAGCAGTAAATTTAAGCAACAGTGTGGGAAAAGGTAAAATGAGAGATTTTAGACTAaatgaaaacaaacaaacaaatataatTGTTAAAGAAacattaatttctcttaaatccggtaaaatcttaaaggatttggaaatgaatgaaatataagggggaaaagaaagaggaaaagctaaaattcaCTCTGTCGGTTAGTAGTGATATGGAAGACAAAAAGGATAAAACACCACATACCAAACGAAGATCATAAAACTACTTAGAATTTAATGCCAGAAAATGAAACAATGTACCATTTAAAATTATACTTTTGAATCATCTTTTGCATCAAGTgatttatatgaattatgattacCACATCCACAATGTTTGGAATGGAAACGGATTCTAAACATATCAATGTTGGATAGGATTAGATGATACCTTCTCTAGAAAGCAAAGTGCAGATAGACCAGCCGTTTGATTGAAAGAGATGTCCACCGGTATGTCATTCACAGTGCATTTCACTATTTTAACCTGAAATCAAATTCCAAAATAACCGAAATGAGCTCAAGATGATTTTAAGCTATATTTGCTGCTTTCGTACATATACTAATATGCAATAAATACCATTTAACTGCATGGGAACAACGACAAAGATGCAGCTAAAAATTTAATATCAGCATAATAGCACAAATAGAAGTTGTTGCCAAGTGTCCAACAGCATATGACTTATGTGGTTTTATTCAATATCAGTTAAGCGCCTAGTCGTTTGCTACCCTAATTTCCGTTATCTATATTATAGGAAcgtcttttaaatttttacacgTGACAGAAAGTTATAAAGGGTGCTACCTTAATCGATTAGCATTGGGATGCAGTTTCGATGCTATGTCCAATAAAAGCGAAGTTACGGAAAGAAATAAATCAGACGAAAACACAATCCTTTAGATGTACTTGATGACAGCTGCCATTATCTAGTTCATACACATGAAACGATATCAAGCTCATAAATGGAATATACTACATAAGTTTTAGATCCAAGGCACGGGGTCATCTCTTACGTTAACTTGCTAACCTATGACGAGCAATCCTACATATCTCATTCTTAAATTTCTCATACCTCTGGGCATCTGTCAAACTTGGCAGCAACTAAACAACCATGGgacagaaaagaaaaatgataagtGCCAAATTCAAGAAAGATGCAAAGTAACAAAGTGGAAGTTAACTATATCTTTAATTGAATTACAGGGtatcacaaaaaaaaagagaatagaaTTCATCAGAAAGAGTTATACCTGTGCACGAATATATTGAACATCCTGTACTAGAACCTCAGAGTTCTGCTGGTTATCTTGTAAGATACTGCAGATGTATCTTGCCAAATTTTCCTCCATATTTTGATGACTAAGAGCACTGagcatttatatacttttaaCACAATGGAAGGGAAGCAATTAGTGAGAGAGAGCAGTATCTGTTACACTGTACTTGGTGAACCGACAAGTTTTAGGAATCCAAAAACAAtgcaataaaaagaaaatattctcctgaaaaaacaaacaaatgataaataagtaaaatttaaaacaaCATAATTGTGATTGATGCACatcaaatcagaaaaaaaaaaagaaaaaagggcgATAGATTTCGGAGTTAAAGTAAATTCATAATGGCCTGTGAAGTATGAAGAGACAAACATATATGTAGAAAGCTTAAccagagagagaaagagaaaggtTTAACTTACAACGCAGTAGTTGGGGTCCAAGAATGGGTGCTTAAAACTCCATAACAAGGTGAGATaggtaaagaagaagaagaagaagacccAAGAAGCTGGTGACACCCACATATACACACACCACCTCCTTTGCTTTTATCTAAGCAACTTTTCTCAGTTTTTTTTCCTCTTTACTATTTCAAGTTTCCatctttaaaagaaataaagaaagagagagagaggagcTTCAACAATCCCCCACCCTCTCTCTTGactttaattatttattcttCTTTTCATCCAAACTTTTTTTGCAGCTATCCCTCAATACAAGATTTTGCTTAAAAGAAACTCACTCCCCCtcacttttatttatatatatataaataaagctTTATTGCACTCACTGCAATTACAGGCAGATGATTAATACTTCCTCAAAGCCATGATTAAGATCCCTGCCTTCAATCCCAAGACTTTTAGCAAAGGTCTGAGGAGAGAAATGATAACACCATGCTCTCTTAGCTGCCTCTCATCTCCACATGTTCAAAgcccctttatatatatatatctattgcTTCTATTGTTATCTTCTATTTATAAATTCAGCATTAATACAGTGtcccaaaatattataattttctacAAACATTTCCACTGGAATATATCATATATCCTTTCAAATCAATATCTCCATCAAGGTTTCACAAGCAGAGTATATAAATGCTCAGTGCTCCTGCATATGAAAACCCAGCAGAGTATATAAAAAGGAAAGTTACAAAGTATTGCAGATAGCAGCAGAGAAATGCATTCATTCATATTTCTATCAATCAACActaaacaaatttcaaaattatcaatAGAAATTTAATAGCATTAGCTCTCTACCACAAAGCAATTGCATACCTTCACATAGATAAATTAAAAACCAACCCTCCAAAAATTATCATTGAACAGCTTCAGCAAGAACACCATGTATAAAACCTGCATGAGTAGGGATATAACAGGCCATCTAGACCATCGAAggcaaaaaagaaaaatggaaccTATGATCAAGTTCATCAAAGAAAGGACAATAGTTGTAGAACATAAAGACTGCTAGAAGGCAGAGGTGGCTGTAAGAAAATGAGAATCAGTAACCAAAAAGGCAGATCAAAGAGGCCTACAGTAAGATCTAGCTTCCAACTCTAAATCTATGAACAATGGAATAAAAAAAGAACATTACTTTCTTTCctgaaaaattaaaatcaaagatcaTGGGAAActaaaattaagaagaaaaatgACCATAAAACATTCTTAGTCGGACAACttagaattaaatatattaaatagttATTGATCTTCCTTGTTTCTTTCAAATTCTTTTCTCTCATCCCTTAAACATACTCATCAATTATCCCAAAATTAAACGATAGAAAAAACCTAAAGCAGGAACCCTTAAGTTCCCGATCATGTAATGGAGCCTTCTTTCAGTAGACGGTTGCTTAAATTTCAAAAGAGATTCGAGCATCATTACAGACCGAAACAAGAACATTGACGaagcaaacaaataaatttaaaaaagaagaagaaagactAACCTCAAGCGCTTTCGGACGGTGGAGCAAGAGCAAGAGAGCAAGAGTTTTATTTTGGGGGAAAACTTAGGAAAAGGGCAAGCCACTGACTTTACGTATAGAAACACTTATGAATCTTAAGAAAATCTCATATAGAAACAGCTTAAAGGAATGAAATAGCAGAAATAACGTAACATAAAATCCTACAAAGGAAATTGACAAacagaaaagaatgaaaaataaaagaaaaaggaaaacatttTGAATCGTTGTGTAGAGTTGGAGGGATGTCAAATTTTGGGAGGATTAGAGGCGGGATCTGTAAAATCAATTGAAAGGTGCGTGATGGAAACAACTGAAACGGTGCGTGGTGGGAACAATTGAAACGGTGagttttgaattagtaattcATCAACAGTTTATGTATTTTAGCTTCGAAAACTTTGAAACGCCATAACtttcgctcggttgtccgattgagacgattttttttatttcgaataacttttcgagaccTACGCGCTGACAAACAGCCGAAGGCGGTTTGCCGCACTTTTTGTCGAAAAGGATTCTTTTTTGCctctatattttgatattttcggtttaaaattcaattttaaaacattcaaatcattattttccttacttatttgaagtaaacaccggattttttttacaaaattattgtattattttttttaatttgacacgtgtatggaataggtccgataaatcaTTAGAGCGTaacataatataattaagataataataatactCCTATAATATAGCAATGAGTTAATTTAGTTTAGTTGGTTAAGTTTGCTTGCTTTTTACCTTAGTACCTGGGTTCAAATCTCGTTGTTagcaattttgaatcttttttataCCCCTCCGTACCTTGCTCTTCTTTGTACttgcatttattatttttaatcaattaactcttcaatattacattaatatatattattagtacaataaTATAGACGAATTGACAATTTGAGCTACATATTACAGTAATACATTAACATTAATATACAGGCTCataatacattaatatatattattagtacaatagTATAGAAGGATTCACAATTGATATACGGGCACATACATAATTTGAGCTacaatattatgaatattaaatcgctaaagctaaaattttagaattgttgtataaatttttaaaatttaataagtgtAAAGGATAGGTGtaataaattatacataatacaagatttgtgtttttaagatattattagaataaaaaaatatatcttaTACAAAAATAATGGCAGtactaaaatatacaaaaatattgcACATAATTCATTTCTTGTTTCACTGTAATAATCTTACAATGGTATTtctatatattcattttttttttgcacttcaattttgttttcctCTATTGTTTCATGTTCACCTGAATGTGTACATTTGTCCACTTCTCAATTGTTTTGTAAACtgaaagtttatctattatctcttaaataatttaaactataatcataagtttaatatattcaaattaagattatctcttttacaattatataagaaatcatttaatatataaattaaaaaatactaattaatctaaaccctaaacctcttaacccctatcccataaatactaaactctaaacccttaaccctaaacccttgcatcttaaaccctaaccctaacccctaaaccctaaatcataatccctaaacccgtaattcatcataaaccttcaaatactagttaactcctaaaccttaaaccctaaaccatatatcttaaaccatagttaactcataaaccttaaaccctaaaccatatatcttaaaccataaaccataaactataataataattaattcgatattttaaattcaatactatctcttttacgattatataagaaaatatttaatatattgtataaccataaattttaataattattgttttagaggttatagattagtgtttatgatttttttgggtttaggggatatgacttttagcggcgtttttccaaaagcgccgctaatgctctattttTCGCGGCATTTTTTACTAAAACACCGCCATTACtctgtttttagtggcgtttttggtaaaacgccgctattgctatgtgttttacaatttttgcggcgttttttgataaaatgccactaaaaacgccgctaaagccttaTTTTCCTGTAGTGTTATTTTGAGAAATTTGCAAACTTTTAAAATCAGAGAATGCATATTAACTTTACTCTGATACCGAATGTAAGCATAAATAACGGTTCAAACGTTATACTGTAGCAGAAAAGATTAAACATAAACACCTCCAGCTATTGTCTAAATCAAATGCCAAAATCCAAATGCTGTTACACCACTGTCAAGCACATCAAACTACCGACAAGGATGTCAAATTTAGCTGTACGAAAAATTGAAAATCGCCAAAATCTTTTAAGCACTCGGAAACCTCACTAGatgaaatattttcataaatttatttttggtgcTTAGGGACCTTTTAAGCTAGTTAGTATTTATAGTGGTGATTCCTTATAAAAAAACCACCAATCTCACGATCACATATACAACCACTACCTCATAAACAAAGTAGTGGGAAACAAAAGTGGGGGGCATGGGAAACATGGGAATGACCCCATGAACCATAAGTAGTTTCAATGTTATTTGGACAAAGGAAGAAGCTATATGCATTTGATTGTCCACTACCTTTTAAGTAGCCACACTTAAATGCATGCtacttcaattattattattaattttaaaatatttgtgtgTGAAATATAGTTGGATATATGGAGGATATAAATATCctcaaaatatatgaaaaatacttTGAGAGTGCTTATGTTGAGCGCCAATGCTGTTGAAATCGGACTTGCTAGATTGGTCAGACTGAGAATCGGTCGGTACATCGATCTAGAGTAAGACGAAAAATCAATTATGTAACACCCTCTACTCGACCTGATCATCAAGTCTGGGTTTCGGATACTACACAAATTAGGATGTCTTACCACCACTTTTTGTTTCGGgttcaattacatatttaaacAACGTAGGTTCGAAAGTATTaactaagggtctgtttgattgccagtaaaatattttccgtaaaatgatttcgggaaaatgttttacttttctgtaaaatgatttactggaaaatattttctggtgtttgattgaatctgtgtaaaatattttcggctgtttggcagatttcctggaaatatttttcgaaaaaattgtttttacatatattgatatatattaataaatttttatattttaaattatttttacatatattgcaatgatttatttataataatactcaattattaagccataatattaatcgttataaattgaaaaaattaatatcaaataaattatttgtaattgtgttaaaaaaataagtattgaataattaaaaaaacaagttactggaaaatcgataaatagaagcaattttctaccggaaatgaatgaaggaatgaaggaggcgatagagaggagaacacggaaaatgtcttacggaaattgaaagggtaagacattttccctaaaatgtaacccattttcccttgttttggagttcattttccaaacggaaaatgttttccgccaatcaaacactggaaaagttggaaatgattttccggaaaatcaattcattcaatcaaacagaccctaaatttATAACTCATTTTATactagaaataaaattttaaatcagtgATTCCTACGATCGATTACTAATTTTGGACAGAAGCTCAAAAATACTTGTAAGTGACTTGAACCTTGAGGTAAAGCCTCTACGAGTGCCTCCTTTATACACATGCATAGTTGCCAAGTTCACCTAGCACTTAGTAGAGTCTAGCTTGGTCCCTTTCGTTTACTGATTCTTTTTAATTAACCTACATTCAAAGAAAAATCTTATAAGTTCAAGGGAACTTAGTGAATTccacatataaaattttataaaagggGTGAGATGTTCAGTACGAAATTTATCTCTTTGATAACCATATTTGATATTAATGGCGGTTGACACTTGTCAACTGCCCAACTGATTTCTATATTTGTGGCCTTTCTTAGAGTTCAATGTCCTCACTACCTTGGAGTACTAGGGCTTACTGGAAATGTTGAGACCCTTGCTCTGTCAAAATATCCCCAAATAAGGTTTCTTAACACATGCAGTTCCTACTTTGGAAGCTCAACGAAATCCTTGCCTTTCTGCTTGGCTAGATCTGACCTCCGCTTCCCTTATGTTTTGGTGGACTTTATAGGCCAGCTGGCCTTAGACATATACTTCCTCTCAAGAGGACCCGATTCAGCCCATTCAACTCTTCGGCTTACCTTTTTCCATAATCTTAACATATGTTCACGACAATGTACTAGTGCATACTCAACCATGCCTGTTGACTTTGCATGAAACCCGTAGTTTCTTGAGCAGGCTATCATAAGCGTATATTATGAGTACCTCTTTACTTAAAGAGCCTCTCTCCCTTTTACCTTAACTGGGGTTGATACATAACCTTAGCATTTCTTACTATTTTAGTTGTCCACCTCTCTTAACACGCTGACTCATTTCTTAATGTGACTTATGAATCCAATCACCTGCAAACTCCACTTTCACCCTTGACTTTCTTCATGATTTGCGAACTTTCCAATTACAATCCTCATGTCCTTACACCTTGGCAGACTTCCCATGTTACAGTCTCAATTAACTACCTTGTGTTTGATGTCCTGATGGACTACCCCGTGTTTAGTATCCAAATAGACTACCTTGTGTTTAGTGTCTCGGTGGAGTACACAAgggatgccatagtgtctttcagctatggtcttattcatttttatCATGATACCATAACATCTTTCAACTAAGGTCTTACTAATTTCTGGCGTATAACCTCCGATCAGACCTATTTCCCAACCATGGTCTTTCATATTCACTTTTCCCATTGCATTCCTTCAATTCCTCTATTTCACTATTCCTAACCTTGGTGAGCGAACACCACAGTGTCCCCTTCACAAGGCTTAAAGCTTCGCTTATCATGGGTGCACATAAAATCACTGTATGATGATATCTAACATAATCACCTATTTTTCCTTCCTAAATTTGTCTAATCCCGACAATGTTTCCCTTACATGCATTGCatgcattttataaataaaacatcGTGGATCATGCCTACCAAACTAAAATGGCAGATACTTATAGACCCATGTTGACTTTCAACATAATTAGCATTTCAGGGTTGTAGTGTAAAAactcacattgttttcttgcctCCTTAGCTTAGCTTCTTTTAATGCTAGAGCCTGCTTTATCCTAGTAGTTAAGCATGGTAACCATGTATCGATTAAACTAAATGTGTTCAACCCTTAAGACCTAGATTCGTTACCCAGAAACCTTGAGTTTTCTTACTCTACTTTTTTTCTT
The sequence above is drawn from the Gossypium hirsutum isolate 1008001.06 chromosome A05, Gossypium_hirsutum_v2.1, whole genome shotgun sequence genome and encodes:
- the LOC121229702 gene encoding uncharacterized protein, with protein sequence MLSALSHQNMEENLARYICSILQDNQQNSEVLVQDVQYIRAQVKIVKCTVNDIPVDISFNQTAGLSALCFLEKVDQLIGKDHLFKRSIILIKAWCYYESRILGAHHGLISTYALETMILYIINVFHSSLFCSICILLDFWCSMISAVFCLAGCIYIIDYSSSQY